One window of Brassica napus cultivar Da-Ae chromosome C3 unlocalized genomic scaffold, Da-Ae chrC03_Random_36, whole genome shotgun sequence genomic DNA carries:
- the LOC111203101 gene encoding uncharacterized protein LOC111203101 has protein sequence MHLRGNELLETIDSSKTALDEKKAKTMIFLRHHIHDGLNDEYITKEDPCDLWKSLKERYDHHKYVILPKAKHEWIHLRFQDYKSVSEFNSAMFGITLRMMLCGEKISDYDMIEKTLSTFHPENVILQQQYRVNGYTRYSELMQVLLVAEQNNQLMTLNHQARPTGSAPFSEVNVASSSYDNRRGRGRGRSGNRYHGRGRGRGRRFRPYDERNNKDFHENERNEKGQDDKRQTGKVCYRCDMKGHWVRNCRMPKHLADLYRESQKGKEKGRGETNFISEEPGPSFHGLNDDTHLDVSDFLVEPESIDE, from the coding sequence ATGCACCTGAGAGGAAACGAGCTTTTGGAAACCATCGATAGTTCGAAAACGGCGTTGGATGAGAAAAAAGCAAAAACCATGATATTCTTACGACACCACATCCATGATGGTTTAAACGATGAATATATTACAAAAGAAGATCCTTGTGACCTCTGGAAATCTTTAAAAGAGAGGTACGATCACCATAAATATGTGATCTTACCGAAAGCTAAACACGAGTGGATCCATCTCCGGTTCCAGGATTACAAAAGTGTTAGTGAGTTTAATTCCGCGATGTTCGGAATTACTTTGAGGATGATGTTATGTGGAGAGAAAATAAGTGATTATGATATGATCGAAAAAACTCTCTCCACGTTCCATCCTGAAAATGTAATCCTGCAACAACAGTACCGGGTGAATGGATATACCCGTTACTCGGAGTTGATGCAAGTCCTCCTTGTAGCGGAGCAGAATAATCAACTCATGACTTTAAACCATCAAGCTCGTCCCACTGGATCTGCTCCATTCTCTGAAGTGAATGTTGCATCATCCAGTTATGATAATAGAAGAGGACGAGGTCGTGGACGTAGTGGAAACCGTTATcatggtcgtggaagaggacgaggaagaagatttcGTCCCTATgatgaaagaaataataaagactTCCACGAAAATGAAAGGAATGAAAAGGGCCAGGATGATAAAAGGCAAACGGGAAAGGTTTGCTACAGATGCGACATGAAAGGTCATTGGGTACGTAACTGTCGTATGCCAAAACATTTAGCCGATCTGTATAGAGAATCCCAAAAGggaaaagagaaaggaagaggTGAAACTAACTTCATCTCTGAAGAACCCGGGCCATCCTTTCATGGTTTAAATGATGATACTCATCTCGACGTATCGGACTTTCTGGTTGAGCCAGAGAGTATCGATGAGTGA